In one window of Azotobacter salinestris DNA:
- the fabF gene encoding beta-ketoacyl-ACP synthase II yields the protein MSRRRVVVTGLGMLSPLGTDVPSSWQGVLAGRSGIAPLEHMDLSAYSTRFGGSVKGFDVEQYLSLKEARKLDLFIQYGLAASFQAVRDSGLEITDVNRERIGVAMGSGIGGLTNIENNCKSLIEQGPRRISPFFVPGSIINMISGFLSIHLGLQGPNYALATACTTGTHCIGMAARNIAYGEADAMVAGGAEMAASGLGIGGFGAARALSTRNDDPARASRPWDKGRDGFVLSDGAGALVLEELEHARARGANIYAELVGFGMSGDAFHMTSPPEDGAGAARCMRNALHDAGLNVDQVQYINAHGTSTPAGDLAEVAALKSVFGGSAYRLSVSSTKSMTGHLLGAAGAVEAIFSVLAIRDQVAPPTINLDEPDVGCDLDFVAHEAKSLPIDVVLSNSFGFGGTNGSLVFRRFVG from the coding sequence TTGTCACGTAGACGCGTCGTGGTCACTGGACTGGGGATGTTGTCGCCGCTGGGTACCGATGTGCCGAGCAGCTGGCAGGGGGTCCTGGCTGGTCGCAGTGGCATCGCTCCGCTCGAGCACATGGATCTTTCCGCCTATTCAACCCGCTTCGGTGGTTCGGTGAAGGGATTCGACGTCGAGCAATACCTGTCGCTCAAGGAAGCCCGCAAGCTCGACCTGTTCATCCAGTACGGTCTGGCTGCCAGCTTCCAGGCCGTGCGCGATTCCGGTCTGGAAATCACCGATGTCAATCGGGAGCGCATCGGCGTGGCCATGGGCTCCGGCATTGGCGGCCTCACCAATATCGAGAACAACTGCAAATCCCTCATCGAGCAGGGCCCTCGGCGCATTTCTCCGTTCTTCGTGCCAGGCTCGATCATCAACATGATTTCCGGCTTCCTGTCGATTCATCTTGGGCTGCAGGGGCCGAACTACGCCCTGGCTACCGCCTGTACCACCGGTACCCACTGCATCGGCATGGCTGCGCGCAACATCGCCTATGGCGAAGCCGATGCAATGGTTGCCGGCGGTGCCGAAATGGCGGCCAGCGGCCTGGGGATCGGTGGCTTCGGTGCGGCCCGGGCACTGTCCACCCGCAACGACGATCCGGCGCGCGCCAGCCGCCCGTGGGACAAGGGGCGGGATGGCTTCGTGCTTTCCGACGGCGCCGGTGCATTGGTGCTGGAGGAGCTGGAGCATGCCAGGGCGCGGGGCGCCAACATCTATGCCGAGTTGGTCGGCTTCGGCATGAGCGGCGATGCCTTCCACATGACCTCGCCGCCGGAGGATGGCGCCGGTGCAGCCCGCTGCATGCGCAACGCCCTGCACGATGCCGGCCTGAACGTCGACCAGGTCCAGTACATCAATGCCCATGGCACCTCGACGCCGGCTGGCGATCTGGCCGAGGTGGCGGCACTCAAGTCGGTTTTCGGCGGGAGTGCCTATCGGCTGTCGGTCAGCTCGACCAAATCCATGACTGGTCATCTGCTCGGTGCTGCCGGTGCGGTCGAGGCCATCTTCAGCGTGCTGGCGATACGCGATCAGGTCGCTCCGCCGACCATCAACCTGGATGAGCCTGATGTGGGCTGTGACCTGGATTTCGTGGCCCAT
- the acpP gene encoding acyl carrier protein, giving the protein MSTIEERVKKIVAEQLGVKEEEVTNSASFVEDLGADSLDTVELVMALEEEFETEIPDEQAEKITTVQEAIDYINAHAQ; this is encoded by the coding sequence ATGAGCACCATCGAAGAACGCGTCAAGAAGATCGTTGCTGAGCAACTTGGCGTCAAAGAAGAGGAAGTCACCAACAGCGCTTCCTTTGTCGAAGACCTGGGCGCCGACTCTCTTGACACCGTCGAGCTGGTGATGGCTCTCGAAGAGGAATTCGAGACCGAAATTCCGGACGAACAGGCCGAGAAGATCACCACTGTGCAGGAAGCCATCGATTACATCAATGCTCACGCGCAATAA